The Mugil cephalus isolate CIBA_MC_2020 chromosome 11, CIBA_Mcephalus_1.1, whole genome shotgun sequence genome includes a window with the following:
- the zdhhc3a gene encoding palmitoyltransferase ZDHHC3-A isoform X1: MKSPVHRCRDVEHGRGQTGTGAGTTCLQVEQRIPISKDVITASSASAMWFIKDACGIVCAVITWLLVFYAEFVVLFVMLLPSKNLTYSIVNGTLFNTLAFLALASHLRAMCTDPGAVPKGNATKEYIESLQLKPGQVVYKCPKCCSIKPDRAHHCSVCKRCIRKMDHHCPWVNNCVGENNQKYFVLFTMYIALVSLHALVMVVFHFLYCFEDDWTKCSSFSPPATVILLILLCFEGLLFLIFTSVMFGTQVHSICTDETGIERLKGETGKWGKVPCWEAMKAAFGGPFSLSWCCPFTGLSCKRRRLEHIAVPQGEIIKEDVIEIPLN; the protein is encoded by the exons ATGAAGAGCCCGGTGCACAGATGCAGGGACGTGGAGCACGGGCGAGGACAGACCGGGACAGGGGCGGGAACCACCTGTCTCCAGGTCGAGCAGCGCATACCTATCTCCAAAGACGTCATCACCGCCTCTTCCGCTTCGGCCATGTGGTTCATCAAGGACGCCTGCGGGATCGTGTGCGCGGTCATCACCTGGCTGCTGGTGTTTTACGCAGAGTTCGTGGTgttgtttgtgatgctgctgccCTCCAAGAATCTGACGTACAGCATAGTGAACGGGACTCTGTTCAATACTCTTGCCTTCCTTGCCCTTGCCTCGCACCTTCGAGCCATGTGCACTGATcct GGGGCTGTGCCAAAAGGGAATGCTACCAAGGAATACATAGAAAGCCTTCAGCTGAAACCAGGGCAGGTGGTCTACAAATGTCCCAAGTGCTGCAGCATCAAGCCTGACCGAGCACACCACTGCAG TGTTTGCAAGCGCTGCATACGGAAGATGGACCACCACTGTCCGTGGGTCAACAACTGTGTTGGGGAGAACAACCAAAAGTACTTTGTGCTTTTTACA aTGTACATTGCACTCGTCTCTCTCCACGCCCTGGTCATGGTAGTCTTCCATTTCCTCTACTGCTTTGAAGATGATTGGACGa AGTGCAgttccttctctcctccagcAACAGTCATCCTCCTCATACTCCTGTGCTTTGagggcctcctcttcctcatcttcacctCTGTGATGTTCGGCACCCAAGTCCACTCCATCTGTACCGACGAGACC GGAATCGAGCGTCTGAAGGGAGAGACGGGGAAGTGGGGCAAGGTGCCGTGCTGGGAGGCCATGAAGGCGGCGTTCGGGGGTCCGTTCTCCCTGTCCTGGTGCTGTCCCTTCACCGGGCTGAGCTGCAAGAGGAGGCGTCTGGAACACATCGCCGTCCCCCAGGGGGAGATCATTAAGGAGGACGTCATCGAGATACCGCTCAACTAG
- the zdhhc3a gene encoding palmitoyltransferase ZDHHC3-A isoform X2 gives MKSPVHRCRDVEHGRGQTGTGAGTTCLQVEQRIPISKDVITASSASAMWFIKDACGIVCAVITWLLVFYAEFVVLFVMLLPSKNLTYSIVNGTLFNTLAFLALASHLRAMCTDPGAVPKGNATKEYIESLQLKPGQVVYKCPKCCSIKPDRAHHCSVCKRCIRKMDHHCPWVNNCVGENNQKYFVLFTMYIALVSLHALVMVVFHFLYCFEDDWTKCSSFSPPATVILLILLCFEGLLFLIFTSVMFGTQVHSICTDETGIEQLKKEERRWAKKTKWMNMRAVFGHPFSLLWFSPFSTPDHGKAETYQYVV, from the exons ATGAAGAGCCCGGTGCACAGATGCAGGGACGTGGAGCACGGGCGAGGACAGACCGGGACAGGGGCGGGAACCACCTGTCTCCAGGTCGAGCAGCGCATACCTATCTCCAAAGACGTCATCACCGCCTCTTCCGCTTCGGCCATGTGGTTCATCAAGGACGCCTGCGGGATCGTGTGCGCGGTCATCACCTGGCTGCTGGTGTTTTACGCAGAGTTCGTGGTgttgtttgtgatgctgctgccCTCCAAGAATCTGACGTACAGCATAGTGAACGGGACTCTGTTCAATACTCTTGCCTTCCTTGCCCTTGCCTCGCACCTTCGAGCCATGTGCACTGATcct GGGGCTGTGCCAAAAGGGAATGCTACCAAGGAATACATAGAAAGCCTTCAGCTGAAACCAGGGCAGGTGGTCTACAAATGTCCCAAGTGCTGCAGCATCAAGCCTGACCGAGCACACCACTGCAG TGTTTGCAAGCGCTGCATACGGAAGATGGACCACCACTGTCCGTGGGTCAACAACTGTGTTGGGGAGAACAACCAAAAGTACTTTGTGCTTTTTACA aTGTACATTGCACTCGTCTCTCTCCACGCCCTGGTCATGGTAGTCTTCCATTTCCTCTACTGCTTTGAAGATGATTGGACGa AGTGCAgttccttctctcctccagcAACAGTCATCCTCCTCATACTCCTGTGCTTTGagggcctcctcttcctcatcttcacctCTGTGATGTTCGGCACCCAAGTCCACTCCATCTGTACCGACGAGACC GGCATAGAGCAGttgaaaaaggaagagagaagatGGGCTAAAAAAACTAAGTGGATGAACATGAGGGCGGTATTCGGACACCCATTCTCCTTATTGTGGTTTAGCCCCTTCTCCACCCCTGACCATGGGAAGGCAGAGACCTACCAGTATGTGGTGTGA